The Schistocerca piceifrons isolate TAMUIC-IGC-003096 chromosome 5, iqSchPice1.1, whole genome shotgun sequence genome has a segment encoding these proteins:
- the LOC124798556 gene encoding peroxiredoxin-6-like produces MKLESIVPNFKAPSTQGPLDFYKWKGDSWCVLFSHPADFTPVCTTELGRIAVHNPEFQKRGVKLLALSCDKLKDHVDWVNDIKSYCKDIPGDFPYPIVSDETRELAVKLDMIDERDKDNVEKAMTVRAMYVIGPDNRLRLSMVYPASCGRNVDELLRVIDSLQLTDRLKVVATPANWTPGTKVMILPHVPDQDLPKLFPGGVERVSMPSGNNYVRTTTDY; encoded by the exons ATGAAGCTCGAGAGCATCGTACCCAACTTCAAGGCGCCCTCCACGCAGGGGCCACTGGACTTCTACAAGTGGAAAGGCGACTC GTGGTGTGTTCTGTTCTCACACCCGGCTGACTTCACGCCAGTGTGTACCACAGAGCTGGGCCGCATCGCCGTCCACAACCCGGAGTTCCAGAAGCGAGGAGTCAAGCTGCTGGCGCTCTCCTGTGACAAGCTCAAGGACCACGTCGACTGGGTCAAT GACATCAAGTCGTACTGCAAGGACATTCCCGGCGACTTCCCGTACCCCATCGTGTCCGACGAGACGCGCGAGCTGGCCGTCAAGCTGGACATGATCGACGAGCGCGACAAGGACAACGTGGAGAAGGCGATGACGGTGAGGGCCATGTACGTCATCGGGCCGGACAACCGGCTGCGCCTCTCCATGGTGTACCCCGCGTCCTGTGGCCGGAACGTCGA TGAGCTGCTGCGCGTGATCGACTCCCTGCAGCTGACGGACCGGCTGAAGGTGGTGGCCACTCCCGCCAACTGGACGCCCGGCACCAAGGTGATGATCCTGCCGCACGTGCCCGACCAAGACCTGCCCAAACTCTTCCCTGGCGGCGTCGAGCGCGTCTCCATGCCCTCCGGCAACAACTACGTGCGCACCACCACCGACTACTGA